The following are encoded together in the Oncorhynchus kisutch isolate 150728-3 linkage group LG8, Okis_V2, whole genome shotgun sequence genome:
- the pomt1 gene encoding protein O-mannosyl-transferase 1 gives MLTTGHAGAMLTSIKLPIVIRAEINLVLVVVTALGLLSRLYGINFPKAVVFDEVYYGQFVSLYTKQVFFIDESGPPLGHMILAFGAYLGGFDGNFIWNRIGAEYSSNVPVWSLRLIPALAGSLCVPLCYLLVVELGYSHLTALGAALLFLMENSLIVQSRFMLLESVLIFFLLLAVVSYLRFHNAQSGSPVRLAWLVLTGVTCACAVGVKYMGLFTYFLLLGLAAVHTWQLIGDRALSNGVVLMQVVTRFLALVVLPLLLYLGFFYVHLNLLYRSGPHDQMMSSAFQASLEGGLARITQGQPLEVAYGSQVTLRSVSSKPIPCWLHSHKANYPIRYENGRGSSHQQQVTCYPFKDVNNWWIIKDPGRQDLVVSSPPRPVRHGDVVQLLHGMTSRLLNTHDVAAPMSPHAQEVSGYIDFNVSMPAQNLWKVDIANREAEQDVWKTILSEVRLIHINTSAVLKLSGSSLPEWGYRQLEVVGDKIYKGYQPSGVWNVEEHRYGRSLEQRERELELHSPTHIDINRNLTFIAKFLELQWKMLTVKHEDSEHKYSSSPLEWITMNTNIAYWLHPASNAQIHLIGNFVTWTLANLALAVYVLLFLSYLLRRRRKIEDIPEATWCQLLQAGVVCAGGWAVNYLPFFMMEKTLFLYHYLPALTFQILLIPVVLEHLHTHMLRCASLRRALHGVVLAGLSSVYLSFRTFSPLTYGQPELSAEQLASLRWRDSWDILFRRR, from the exons ATGCTGACAACTGGGCACGCAGGAGCCATGCTGACGTCTATCAAGTTGCCTATTGTGATCAGAGCCGAAATCAATTTGGTtttggtggtggtgacagcccttGGACTTTTGTCCAGACTGTATGGAATTAACTTCCCTAAAGCTGTAGT GTTTGATGAGGTGTACTATGGACAGTTTGTATCTCTCTACACAAAGCAGGTCTTCTTTATTGATGAGAGTGGTCCACCTCTTGGTCACATGATTCTAGCATTTGGAG CTTATCTTGGTGGATTTGATGGTAATTTTATCTGGAACAGGATTGGAGCAG AGTATTCCAGTAATGTGCCTGTATGGAGTTTAAGACTGATACCGGCCCTGGCCGGGTCACTGTGTGTACCCCTGTGTTACCTTCTGGTTGTGGAACTCGGGTACTCGCACCTCACAGCACTGGGGGCTGCATTGCTCTTCCTCATGG AGAATTCCTTGATTGTTCAGTCCCGCTTCATGCTGCTGGAATCTGTGCTTATCTTCTTCCTTCTGCTCGCTGTCGTATCCTACCTCAGATTTCACAATGCACAAAGCGG CTCACCAGTCAGATTGGCGTGGCTGGTGCTGACTGGAGTCACATGTGCCTGTGCTGTGGG AGTGAAGTACATGGGTCTGTTCACCTACTTTCTGCTGCTGGGCTTGGCGGCCGTGCACACGTGGCAGCTTATTGGGGACAGAGCACTGAGCAAT GGTGTGGTGCTGATGCAGGTAGTGACCCGCTTCCTGGCCCTCGTGGTCCTACCCCTACTGCTCTACCTGGGCTTCTTCTATGTGCATTTGAACCTGCTCTACCGCAGTGGCCCACACGACCAGATGATGAGCAGTGCCTTCCAGGCCAGCCTAGAG GGAGGATTGGCCAGGATCACTCAAGGTCAGCCTCTAGAGGTGGCTTATGGCTCTCAGGTGACCCTCCGCAGTGTCTCCAGTAAACCCATACCCTGCTGGCTACACTCCCATAAGGCAAACTATCCCATCAG GTATGAAAATGGGCGTGGTAGCTCTCACCAGCAGCAAGTGACCTGTTATCCGTTCAAAGATGTCAACAATTGGTGGATAATCAAAGATCCAGGCAG ACAAGACCTTGTTGTGAGCAGCCCTCCCCGCCCTGTTCGCCATGGTGATGTTGTCCAGCTTCTTCATGGCATGACCTCCCGCCTCCTCAACAC GCACGACGTTGCAGCTCCCATGAGTCCTCACGCACAGGAGGTgtctggctacattgacttcaatgtGTCAATGCCAGCCCAGAATCTCTGGAAAGTG GACATTGCGAACAGGGAGGCGGAACAAGATGTCTGGAAGACTATTCTCTCTGAAGTACGTTTGATTCACATCAACACCTCGGCTGTGCTCAAG CTGAGCGGTTCCTCCCTTCCAGAGTGGGGCTACAGGCAGCTGGAAGTGGTGGGGGATAAGATCTACAAGGGCTACCAGCCCAGCGGTGTGTGGAATGTAGAGGAGCACCGCTACGGCAGAA gtctggagcagagggagagagagctggagctACACTCCCCCACACACATTGACATCAACCGCAACCTCACCTTCATTGCAAAATTCCTGGAGCTACAG TGGAAGATGCTGACGGTGAAGCATGAGGATTCTGAACACAAGTACAGCTCTTCACCTCTAGAATGGATCACGATGAATACCAACATTGCGTACTGGCTCCACCCTGCAAGCAAT GCCCAGATCCACCTGATTGGGAACTTTGTCACTTGGACCCTGGCAAACCTCGCCCTTGCGGTGTACGTCCTTCTTTTCCTATCGTACCTATTAAGGAGGCGGCGGAAAATTGAAGACATTCCAGAAG CCACCTGGTGCCAGCTGCTTCAGGCAGGAGTAGTGTGTGCTGGTGGCTGGGCCGTCAACTACCTGCCCTTCTTCATGATGGAGAAGACGCTGTTCCTGTATCACTACCTGCCAGCTCTCACCTTCCAGATCCTGCTGATCCCTGTGGTTCTGgagcacctgcacacacacatgctgag GTGTGCTTCTCTCCGGCGTGCTCTTCATGGAGTCGTATTGGCGGGGTTGTCCTCAGTATATCTGTCCTTTCGGACCTTCAGTCCTCTCACCTATGGTCAGCCAGAACTGAGCGCTGAGCAGCTGGCTTCGTTGCGCTGGAGGGACAGTTGGGACATCTTGTTTCGCAGACGTTAA